The genome window AAACGGCGGCGTCATGGCTGCGCCACGCCCGGCGCTTCGCCACCCCGGCCCCGGACCTCTGGGTGGTCAGCGCCACCCCGGCGGGCTGGGCCGGAATGGTGAAACGGCTCCAGCTCTCGACATCCTGGAGTCCACACCGGACAGTCACCACCTCCACGCTCGCGGACTTCGCGTTGCCCGGACTACGCGGCACCCGAGCAGACGGCACAACCTGGGAGAGCAGATGAAACACCTCGCACTGGATTCCCCCATCGGCACCCTGACCCTGGTCGGCACCGACGACGTCGTGACGGGCGTGTACTTCCCGAACCACTGGACCCGCCCGGACCGCACCGCCTTCGGAGAACGGGATGACACCGCCTTCCCGGACGCCGTCCACCAGCTGAAGGAGTACTTCGCCGGCCAGCGCACCGCGTTCGACGTCCCGACGCAGGCAGCCGGCCCCGCCTTCGACCGCGCGGTCTGGGCCGAGATCGCCAAAATCCCGTACGGCA of Amycolatopsis solani contains these proteins:
- a CDS encoding methylated-DNA--[protein]-cysteine S-methyltransferase → MKHLALDSPIGTLTLVGTDDVVTGVYFPNHWTRPDRTAFGERDDTAFPDAVHQLKEYFAGQRTAFDVPTQAAGPAFDRAVWAEIAKIPYGTTATYGDLAQAVGGLPHEVGAAVGRNPLSIFVACHRVVGKNGKLTGYAGGLKRKEFLLELERPPATERGQLW